gcttaacagtacactaaaatatgtttctgaaaacatttgaggcgagAAATAGGCATTGCAGtcacagaatcttgatccatatttgatcagcactgcctagtttgacagtttgatctgagtttcatgaGCTGTCGGTTCAAGGACTACAGGGAGATAAATAAAGATCTAGAACTGGCCTTTCTCATATAAAATGCTGTGATTACATGTGAGTGGGAGTCCTTACCATTGTTCCTCCTGGTCCTAATAGTCTCCCTTGTATAAGTTGTAGCGGTCTCAGTCACCCAGGTCACTGGAGTCCCACTGTCTTGAGTAGCAGTAGTCTGAACACTAGGGAGGTTTCCCTCATTTTTGTATACATCTGCATAGTTCGTCATATTCTGGTCATCTGGTGTTAAGTCCTGGTTGCCCACAGGGTAATGTTGAAGCAGGTTGTGACGTGTCCCCCTCCGAAACGTCATAAGAGATGCAacagaaaattagaaaataCTGACATGTGTGAAGGTTTATAGTGCATTTACCCCCCAGCAAGAAAGAAGCAGGGGACTTATAGCCATATATTGTGCAACCCACCATGCAAACCACCATGTCACCCTTGAGTGAAGGTAAATCAATCTCAGAACATCTTGGAACATATATATATGCGCCACCGCCGTTTTCCAAATCTCTAATCTATTCACATAAATAGAGGTAGGTAAGTTATGAAAAAGGTTACAATGTTGTGatcctgtttttaaaaatgaactaCTGTATTGTATGTTTGCTAATATTCGAGTGAATCGTTCTCTGAATTTTGATGCATTAAGATAAAAATTTGATTCTTAACCATCCTGAAGGATATTTGCAATGATAGAAGAGCCTTGCTTAGCATTCATGGCAATTCTCTAACCCCCACATGTTCAAAACtgatcttttaaatattttattcatttagatTAGATGACATTTCTAAACTGTTTCTGAAAGTTGAAAGGTTGTAACATCTATTTAAAAACCTCCAGCTTCTTGGATTATTGATTGCAAGTACTTGGAACAGCCTGACAAGTTAATCTAGTACAGACACTtgcatattaaatattaatgaagaGGGTAACTAGATATTGCATATGATATTTTCTATTTGTATGATTCAtattatgtttctgttttcGTGAAACTTCAACcaacacatgtatgtatgtatgtatttatactCTTTAAAAAATTGACTTTTTCATTCAAACAAATTACATGTTGTAGTTTTATTCTTTGTAGCACCATTGACTGGCACTTTGGTGCAGGGCAGTTGTGGCCTGGCCATGCATTTAAAGGCAAAGCCATATACTGTAATTTATAATTTTTCAAAAACGGTTATTACACctcatatattatttatttatttttcacaattgagcACACACTTAGACTCAGACTTGGGGGTGCAGTTACACTTTAACTATAGCCTGGATTTGAAAATGTACTGTAGTGATGGGGAGATCAAGCAGGAAAAAGACTCACCCTTCGAATGTGTATTGATTGTAAATTATTAGCAAGTTTAAATTAGGAAGTCAAAACCTTAAATAACTTAAATTATGTTAACAAGCATTAAACTGCATTAAACACTGTTTGACCGCAACATTGTTTGCCTTGCCATTATAAAGTCTTTCCAAGAGCTGGATGAAATGCCGCCATCTGCTCGTTCTGCTGCTTCTCCCTGATCCATCTGATCCGTCTGAACTggtttgaacaaaaaaaaaatagaaacaattCGCATGCTTgtaactactttttttttttttttactttattgacTAACTTAGACAGTTTTTCCTTGTCAAAGTTGCTGTAAATATACttcacagtgtaaaaataataaacataaattgtacaacaaataataaaatgtagggaaaggaaagaagagtaacaaaaacaaaacaaaaaccttcaGGGTTTGCTAAATAACTGGAGTAAATTTGAAATGTCTAAATAATCCAATAGAGGCATGTGCTTTGTGCCAAAGACACCATACCATTCAGTATTGTCTTGATGACCATATTCAACTCCCAACAATAGATGTCAACATAATTTTCCAAGAAAAACTCATAATTATATAATTCACCATTTACATTCAAAATCTGGTTTACAGTTTTTATGTTGTTCATAAACCAATTATGCAAgtacaatgttttgtttctgtatgAGATGTAAGTGTTGTTCCACAGGATACAATTGTGAGGAGAGTGATTATGTTTAAAAAGAAGAGCCCAACACAATAAGATTAGATGATGAAAGTTAGCTAGTTTTACAGGGAGTTTTATAAAGGATTAAGGACATGGCAATAGAAAATTAAGACCACcaatttttaaaagtatttggGGAAAACATTCCATATATTATTTGGATTCTTCAGTTATCTTTTAATCCAGGTTATTTTTGTGTAACCTTTTGAGAACCTTTAGGGAACATTCTCTAAAGGTTCTCTAAAGGTTACACAAAAATAACCTTATGAAAACCTTTAGGAAATGTTCCCTGAAGGTTACCTGTTTGCTGGGGTATTATTGGACAAGAGTTAAAGTTAATATAAtctgaggaaacagaaaaaaaacaaagatctgaGAAGCTAATTTTTAGAAATGCACTTTATTGAGTATTTCAGCTGCATAGTAAATCACAATACAACTCATTTATCAGATATGTTTTGGCCCAAGCAGGCCAGATTTAGCATTTAAAAACttgctcattttaaaaaagaatgaattgTGGACACTGGAGTCAGTGGCGTTCACGTAATGTAATCCAAGCATAATATTCAGAGTACTATCTCataatttacatcattttttggGCACCTGTTATATGCTGACAATGGTATAccaaaattcaatgaaataaCTGTTGAACAAGATTATTGATACTGAGAAAAAGTACATGTGAGCCTCTAATGTTGAAcctatgtatatacagtaaaagcATTGTTGAAAGTGACAACAGGATTAAATTGCGTACCCATGATGATGCCATTGTCCACTCTGTTGCTTCCCTGGCGTCTCACAGAGACAGGCCTGAACATTGGTTAAATGGTATCACCTTGTGGTCAAATACTTGAATTGCTTTGTGTGCCCAGATGCATACAATACTGCCAACTCtcttctgttctgtattttaacCAGCAAGCAGGATAAAGCCTGATTTACACACCTCATGGATGTGAATTATCTACTTTCTACCTTTTCTTATTGTCAGGTAGATGATCTTATCTGCACTGTTTAATGCAAATTTTTATGAAAGCTGAGGGTTAAAACAAAGAACatatgtacaaaaaacagcGCTGATATATGAATGAGAACTCCAAAATGACTGAACTTTTTCATTGAAGTTACACACATTTTCCCTTGGTGTATTTGGCACCTCAATCTGTGTGGCCTACTGGAGTGATTATGAGCGAATCGTCATGATctccaaacaaaccaaaaatagGGTAGAGCTTCGGTCTGTTACTTAAGGAAGTGCCAGCCAAAGTGTAAAGAAGAGTCTTCAGTGCTGGTGCGGTCTCAAAGAAGGTACAGCCTGTGAAGGAGTAGATCAGAGTCCTGGTGTCCACGTCATAGAAGGAGACCTCTCCCTTCTCATAATCGACAAACACACCAACTGTCTGGGGCCTCTGGCTCAGGTACACGGGATCTGCTAGGGGGTTACCAGTGTTGGGAAAATAATGCTGTTCGAATAGGCTTCTGATTCCAGAAAATGTCCAGCCTCCTTCCTCAGGGTTGGGAAACAAAAAGGTCTGCTTGTTAATGGACTCTTTGACAACTCCCAAGACCCAGTGGGTACTTTGACTGACCTGGACCTCATAGTAGAACCTGCCTGAGGAAAAACCATCTTTCCCAAGGACGAAGGATTGATGTTCAAATCTTCTTGCAAATAAAGATGGCGACAATTGATTGCCTTCATTAAGTCTCAGTTGTTTCCCATCCTCAGACACCGTAAGTCTGGCATTGGCTGTGTAGGCATCCATAGTCACGTCCACTTCATCGTACAGCTGGATCATCATCAGCTTGTCCTGAGGTGGATTCCACACTTCTTTAATAAActtgtctgttgtctgttttccaGCAACATCAGTCTGTTCAGCAGCCTCACAGCCATCACTAAACTTGACCTCTTGAATGAGTGTCTCCATCTCATTATTGAGTGTCTTTTCTATCTTAGCCACTGCTTTTTTCACCATCCCCACACAGCTCTGACGACTCATGTCGGAGCCATCTTGTGTAAATGGATTGGTGGAGTGTGACAGAGGGTTGTGTAGGTACTCAGTGTGTGCAGGGAAGCAGAGGGAGGGCCAGCTCtgcaggaggtggaggtggtccTCTGTTTGTAAAAGCTGCTCAATCTCAGACCTTCTCCTCTTTAGCTCAGTGACTTCTAGTTCCAGCTGTGCCATGTGGTCTTCAGCTGTCTTCACTGCTGCTTTCTGCTTCTCCTTGATCACCTCAATCAGCTCAGCCTGCCCTCTTTGTAGGGAGGCCACCAGAGCAGTGAAAACCTCAACAACGTCTGCTATCTCTTTGTCtgactctttctttctctgttcaaGTGAGTATTGGATTCTCTTAACACTCACGGATTTAGTGATTTCCATCGTTTTTATTTCTGACATCAATGTCTCAATCCAGGTTTTCCTCTCTCTGACAACGTGCTCTAATGGGACGGTTTCATGCATTGCATGGTCGTCTttcaaacacaagaaacaaacacacatctggTCTGTGCGACAGAAGAACTCAAACATCTTGTCATGCTTCTTACAAACCCTGTCCTCCAGGTTTGACACAGGATCGATCAGCTTGTGCTTCTTAAGGGCTGGTACTCTCTGATGAGGCTCCAGGTGAGACTGGCAGTACGAGGCCAAACACACCAGACACGTCTTCTGGGCCTTGAGCTTTAGCCCAAGGCAGACGTCACAGGGCACCTCCCCTTGTTGGGCAAGGCTCTCATCTGCACCCCTCACCCTCATATTGTTGAAATGCTCCACCATATCTCTGAACTCTGTGTTGACCTGAAGCTGTGGTCTTCTGCGGAACTTCTTCTTACAGAGTGGACACTGTGCCACGTTACTGGTGGCCCAGTACCCTGTGATACAAGACTTGCAGTAGTTGTGTCCGCATGGAGTAGAGACAGGCTCAGTGAACGCACATAGACAGATTGAACACAGAAGTTGTTCTTCACACAGGAGACTGCTGGCTGAGGCCATGTCTAggtgagagaagagaagagaatttGATGATTATGATTTTCAACTTTAAACCCCAAAACTGTGTATATCAAGTAGACACCTGCCTCATTTAGTTATAATAGCATCTAAAACAATATACAGGTCAAAGCATGAGGCAACATGTGGGTGTGTAGTGGTGTGACATGTTGGTTTTGGTCAAGACATGCACTAAATGCTGCTGTATTTCTCCTTGcaaaagtgaaaatgacaaactgatACTTGCTGTCACAGCAGAGCATTttaaatatacacaaaacagcacaaaacaaagcTTTCCAGGCTCACTGATAAACAGTCATACAGGGAGAATTTCTTATGTTAAATCACCAACTGAAATTGCTGTAGACAATTAGGGCCCTATTCTCCTGAAATGGGGTGCAGGTGCACATTCAAGTCTTGACTCACGAAGCTTGACCCCATGTGGGTGTGACCAACAACTATTTGCAATTTGCAATCAGTTGGCACAACCCAGGCGCAGCGTGGAGGAGACACTGAATACATT
This genomic window from Thunnus maccoyii chromosome 23, fThuMac1.1, whole genome shotgun sequence contains:
- the LOC121890561 gene encoding E3 ubiquitin-protein ligase TRIM39-like isoform X2 — encoded protein: MASASSLLCEEQLLCSICLCAFTEPVSTPCGHNYCKSCITGYWATSNVAQCPLCKKKFRRRPQLQVNTEFRDMVEHFNNMRVRGADESLAQQGEVPCDVCLGLKLKAQKTCLVCLASYCQSHLEPHQRVPALKKHKLIDPVSNLEDRVCKKHDKMFEFFCRTDQMCVCFLCLKDDHAMHETVPLEHVVRERKTWIETLMSEIKTMEITKSVSVKRIQYSLEQRKKESDKEIADVVEVFTALVASLQRGQAELIEVIKEKQKAAVKTAEDHMAQLELEVTELKRRRSEIEQLLQTEDHLHLLQSWPSLCFPAHTEYLHNPLSHSTNPFTQDGSDMSRQSCVGMVKKAVAKIEKTLNNEMETLIQEVKFSDGCEAAEQTDVAGKQTTDKFIKEVWNPPQDKLMMIQLYDEVDVTMDAYTANARLTVSEDGKQLRLNEGNQLSPSLFARRFEHQSFVLGKDGFSSGRFYYEVQVSQSTHWVLGVVKESINKQTFLFPNPEEGGWTFSGIRSLFEQHYFPNTGNPLADPVYLSQRPQTVGVFVDYEKGEVSFYDVDTRTLIYSFTGCTFFETAPALKTLLYTLAGTSLSNRPKLYPIFGLFGDHDDSLIITPVGHTD
- the LOC121890561 gene encoding E3 ubiquitin-protein ligase TRIM39-like isoform X1, which codes for MCTCTPFQENRALIVYSNFNMASASSLLCEEQLLCSICLCAFTEPVSTPCGHNYCKSCITGYWATSNVAQCPLCKKKFRRRPQLQVNTEFRDMVEHFNNMRVRGADESLAQQGEVPCDVCLGLKLKAQKTCLVCLASYCQSHLEPHQRVPALKKHKLIDPVSNLEDRVCKKHDKMFEFFCRTDQMCVCFLCLKDDHAMHETVPLEHVVRERKTWIETLMSEIKTMEITKSVSVKRIQYSLEQRKKESDKEIADVVEVFTALVASLQRGQAELIEVIKEKQKAAVKTAEDHMAQLELEVTELKRRRSEIEQLLQTEDHLHLLQSWPSLCFPAHTEYLHNPLSHSTNPFTQDGSDMSRQSCVGMVKKAVAKIEKTLNNEMETLIQEVKFSDGCEAAEQTDVAGKQTTDKFIKEVWNPPQDKLMMIQLYDEVDVTMDAYTANARLTVSEDGKQLRLNEGNQLSPSLFARRFEHQSFVLGKDGFSSGRFYYEVQVSQSTHWVLGVVKESINKQTFLFPNPEEGGWTFSGIRSLFEQHYFPNTGNPLADPVYLSQRPQTVGVFVDYEKGEVSFYDVDTRTLIYSFTGCTFFETAPALKTLLYTLAGTSLSNRPKLYPIFGLFGDHDDSLIITPVGHTD